The Lusitaniella coriacea LEGE 07157 region CGCTCTTTCTGTAACTTGATTGACTGTCTCGCAAAACTTGAGTTGCAAGCGAGAATGCTTACCTTGAGGCATTGACTTTTGGTTGACTTTACCGTTAATAAATTCACTAGGAGGTTGAGTTTCTGGCAGTTTGAGAAACTCTTCGAGTGTTAAGGGAATTGGAAGTGCTGCAGTCATCGTTTTTTTAAGGCTGTCATTGCCAAGCTGCCAAAATTCTACCGCGTCTACCCCAAAAACAACTGGTACGCCGGATTCTGACTCTCATCCCAATAGCGATAACCCAACGTATCCAAAAATGCCTGCCAAGCTTCCATTTCACCCGGCGGAACTTGAATGCCAACCACAATTCGCCCGTAATCTGCCCCATTATTGCGGTAGTGAAAAACGCTAATATTCCAATTGGGACTCATCGAACCGACAAACTTCATCAATGCGCCGGGACGTTCGGGAAACTCAAAGCGGTAAAAAAGTTCGTGGTGTGCGAGGGAAGAATGTCCGCCAACCATATGCCGCAGGTGCATTTTAGTTAGTTCGTCATCGGTTAAATCCAGGGTTTTAAACCCACGCGCTTCAAAACTTTCCGCCATTTTCACCGCATCGGCACGGTTTTGAATTTGTATCCCCACAAAAATATGAGCTTCTTTTTCGTCTGCAATGCGATAGTTGAATTCTGTAAGGTTGCGTTTGCCCAAACAGTTACAAAACTCGTGCAGACTTCCGGGTTCTTCGGGAATCGTCACAGCAAAAATTGCTTCTCTGCGTTCCCCCAATTCCGCGCGTTCGGCAACAAAACGCAGGCGATCGAAGTTCATGTTAGCACCGCAGGCAACGGCAACTAGGGTTTCCCCCGAAATTTTCTCCCGTTCAACATAAGCTTTTGCCCCCGCAACCGCAAGCGCCCCGGCAGGTTCTAAAATGGAGCGCGTGTCCTCAAACACGTCCTTAATCGCCGCACAGGTGGCATCTGTATCCACCAAAATCACTTCGTCAATGTACTGCTGGCACAACCAGAAAGTTTCCTCTCCCACCTCCCGAACGGCAACCCCATCGGCAAATAACCCTACCTGGGGCAATCTGACTCGTTTCCCCGCTTTCAGCGAACGGTACATGGCATCTGCATCGACGGGTTCAACCCCAATAATTTTAATTTCCGGACGAATGCGTTTCACGTAAGCGCCAATCCCTGCAATCAAGCCACCGCCGCCAATTGCCACAAAAATTGCATGGATGGGTTGTTGGTATTGCCGCAAAATTTCCATGCCAATGGTTCCCTGTCCGGCGATAACATGGGGGTCGTCAAAGGGGTGAATGAAGGTTAAGCCTTTGTCGGTTTCCAGTTGACGGGCATAGGTGCAAGCGTCGTCGTAGGTATCCCCGTGGAGAATCACTTCGCCTCCCCTCGCTTTGACGGCATTCACTTTTACCTGGGGCGTTGTGACGGGCATGACAATCAGGGCGCGGGTTCCGAGGGTGCGGGCGGAGAGGGCAACCCCTTGGGCGTGGTTCCCCGCAGAGGCGGCAATGACTCCTCGTGCGAGAATTTCTGGGGGCAGGTTAACCATCTTGTTATAGGCTCCTCGCAGCTTGAAGGAGAAGACGGATTGCATATCTTCTCGTTTGAGCAAAATTTGGTTATTTAGCCGTGTGGAGAGGTTTGGAGCAATGTCTAGAGGCGTTTCTTGGGCAACGTCGTAAACGCGGGCTGTGAGAATTTGGACGAGGTAATCGCAGTACATGGAACTGATGGGGGCGCGAAGGGCAGATGGGTTACAATTTTACAGCTACTTGTGTCTTGGGTTGAGCCAGAATAGAGATAGCACTACATTCACGCAAAATACTAAATTACAGTTGACCAGGTAAAAATTCTATGAAAATGGAACCTTCTTACACTTCTGTCGGCAAGATTTTTGAGTATAGACCTATGTTTTTTATACCTAAGTATCAAAGAGCCTATGCCTGGGAAGCTGAATCAGTAGAAGATTTCATAAAAGATTTAAAAAACTGTTTTGAAAAAAGGAACTCAAATATACCCATCAATCATTTTTTTGGAGGTGTTCTCTGTGTCAGATATCCTGTTGCAGGAGCTGTAAATCAAAATGAATATGAAATTATTGATGGACAACAAAGAATTTCAACTTTCACTCTATTGGTGTCTTGTTTAATTGAAATATATAAAGGTTTGCTTGAACAGGCAAAAAAAGAAGACGATGAAAATAATAAATTCATTTTACAAGAACGAATAAAACGTCTCTCTGAAAGATTCATAGAGTTTCGCCAAGAGGTTCAAAGGCAAGTAGACTCGATCGAAGTCATGAAATTGTCAAGAATGGATCATCCTTTTTATAAAGAATTGATTCGTGGAATGAACCCATCTCCTTCAAGAGATTCCCACGAAAAAATTAATTACGCATACAAAACAATTTATAAAGAAGTAAATAACATTGTTTCTTCATCAAGCTTAGAAGAAAAAATGGACAAGATTGAAATAATACAAAATATCATCGACAATGATTTCACTATACTGTACATGGTGACTGATAGCAAAGAAGATGCATTTAGATTGTTCCAGGTCATTAATGACAGAGGAACAAATTTGACAGTTGGTGATTTATTAAAAGCAAAAACGTTGGAAATATTAGAGGACTTCAAAAATCATCAAGATAGTTGCGAGAAATTTTGGGATAATATTCTTGCTGATCCTCCGTCGAAAACAGAAGATTACTTAAATTGGATTTATGCATCTTATAAAGGTAAAAGAGCTAAGCAAGATGAATTATTTGATGTACTTCTTGATGGCTTTTTCCCATCGCATAAAGAACACAAAACAGAAAATTTTACAGAGTGCGAGTCTAAAGCAGTATATCAAACAGTAAAAAATATAAATGAAGATATTGAGAAATGTAGAAAATTGCGAGAAGGGCAGTGGTTATATAATTCACAACAACCGATAACCAATTGGGATAGAACTCGCTTGAACATTCTTTTGAAAGAGCTTGAGCATACTTTGTCTATACCACTATTTCTTGCTGCTTCAAAACTCGATCATAGAACTTTTTCAGAAATAGTACAGGTTGTAGAAAAAGTTTTTTTTAGATATAAAATAATATGTAATCAGCACGCTACAGCATTGAGAAATATTTATTATGCAGAATCGCTTAGGATTCGAGAAGATACAGACTCTTATGAAACTTCAGGTCTAAAACAGAAATTAAATAGATTAATAGCAACAAAAGCATCAGATAGTACATTTGAAAATGGTCTAAAAATGCTAGAATACAAACAATCTGGTGGAAGTAATAAGCCTCTTAAATATTATCTAATGACAGCAGAATATTATTGTCAATGGTATCTAAATGGAGCAAAAGGAACTCCTTTATGTACAGAGAAAAACAGAATTTATGACTTTGCTGGAACTTCTATTGAACATTTGTATCCAAAAAGTGCAAAAGATAAAAACGAAAAGTTAGAACCTCTAAAACATAAATTAGGAAATCTGACGATTTTGGATCCTTCTCAAAATAGCTCAAAGGGAAATGAGCCTTTTGAAGAAAAAATATCTATGTATCAACAATCATCAGTAAAACTGACTAATGATATAGCAAAAAATGGAACTTGGACGGAACAAGAATTTAATAAAAATCAAGATTTGCTCATTGATATTGCGTTGAAAGTTTTCGTTCCTTAACATATAACATCGCGTTACCCAATACAATAGACCTACTTTTTTCGCGGTGTTGAATCTACTCCCTTTTTTACTCATTATCCATTTCTATTGTTTCAAACTCAACCTTATCGTATAAATCTTCTAAGGTTATTTGAAAAGTTATCGAGTTAAGTGTAACTGTTTCATCGATGCCATCATATTCGGTAAATGTCCAGCGCTTGTCATCGGTTTTAAAGTATTGTTCGATATGTGTTGTGTATTGGTCAATGAGTAAATATTCCTGAAAACTGGGAATAGTCCGATAAGCAGCAAACTTTTCGTCTTTATCATAGTTGCGAGTGGATATGGATAGCACTTCTGCAATAATTAAGGGATTAGTAATTGTATCTTTTCGTCCTTCTTGGAATTGCAAA contains the following coding sequences:
- the ilvA gene encoding threonine ammonia-lyase, biosynthetic translates to MYCDYLVQILTARVYDVAQETPLDIAPNLSTRLNNQILLKREDMQSVFSFKLRGAYNKMVNLPPEILARGVIAASAGNHAQGVALSARTLGTRALIVMPVTTPQVKVNAVKARGGEVILHGDTYDDACTYARQLETDKGLTFIHPFDDPHVIAGQGTIGMEILRQYQQPIHAIFVAIGGGGLIAGIGAYVKRIRPEIKIIGVEPVDADAMYRSLKAGKRVRLPQVGLFADGVAVREVGEETFWLCQQYIDEVILVDTDATCAAIKDVFEDTRSILEPAGALAVAGAKAYVEREKISGETLVAVACGANMNFDRLRFVAERAELGERREAIFAVTIPEEPGSLHEFCNCLGKRNLTEFNYRIADEKEAHIFVGIQIQNRADAVKMAESFEARGFKTLDLTDDELTKMHLRHMVGGHSSLAHHELFYRFEFPERPGALMKFVGSMSPNWNISVFHYRNNGADYGRIVVGIQVPPGEMEAWQAFLDTLGYRYWDESQNPAYQLFLG
- a CDS encoding Uma2 family endonuclease — translated: MIIQAEKTYTPEEYLEREINSKERHEYINGEIIPMTGGTPNHNKTTGNLYAALNFALKRQPYQVFVTDQRLWIPQKHIYTYPDIMVVQGDLQFQEGRKDTITNPLIIAEVLSISTRNYDKDEKFAAYRTIPSFQEYLLIDQYTTHIEQYFKTDDKRWTFTEYDGIDETVTLNSITFQITLEDLYDKVEFETIEMDNE
- a CDS encoding DUF262 domain-containing protein, translated to MKMEPSYTSVGKIFEYRPMFFIPKYQRAYAWEAESVEDFIKDLKNCFEKRNSNIPINHFFGGVLCVRYPVAGAVNQNEYEIIDGQQRISTFTLLVSCLIEIYKGLLEQAKKEDDENNKFILQERIKRLSERFIEFRQEVQRQVDSIEVMKLSRMDHPFYKELIRGMNPSPSRDSHEKINYAYKTIYKEVNNIVSSSSLEEKMDKIEIIQNIIDNDFTILYMVTDSKEDAFRLFQVINDRGTNLTVGDLLKAKTLEILEDFKNHQDSCEKFWDNILADPPSKTEDYLNWIYASYKGKRAKQDELFDVLLDGFFPSHKEHKTENFTECESKAVYQTVKNINEDIEKCRKLREGQWLYNSQQPITNWDRTRLNILLKELEHTLSIPLFLAASKLDHRTFSEIVQVVEKVFFRYKIICNQHATALRNIYYAESLRIREDTDSYETSGLKQKLNRLIATKASDSTFENGLKMLEYKQSGGSNKPLKYYLMTAEYYCQWYLNGAKGTPLCTEKNRIYDFAGTSIEHLYPKSAKDKNEKLEPLKHKLGNLTILDPSQNSSKGNEPFEEKISMYQQSSVKLTNDIAKNGTWTEQEFNKNQDLLIDIALKVFVP